TCAACTTTTGTATTTCCGTGGTTCTCATTTAACCAAGCTACATCGATTTCATTATCAAAGTGACCGATATTACATACTACAGTTTTATCTTTCATTGCTTTGAAGTGCTCAGGGCGTATAATATCTTTATTACCTGTTGTTGTAACAACAATATTAGCTTCTTTGATGGCGTCTTCCATTTTCTTCACTTCATAACCTTCCATTGCTGCTTGCAGCGCACAGATTGGGTCAATTTCAGTTACGATTACACGCACACCTGCAGAGCGCAAAGATTCAGCTGATCCTTTACCAACATCTCCAAATCCAGCTACCACAGCGACTTTTCCAGCTAACATAAGGTCTGTCGCACGGCGAATAGCGTCTACCAATGATTCACGACATCCATATTTGTTGTCGAATTTAGATTTTGTAACGGAGTCATTGACATTGATTGCAGGCAAGTGAAGAGTTCCGTTTTTCATGCGTTCATACAATCGGTGAACACCTGTTGTTGTTTCTTCAGAAAGGCCTTTGATTCCTTCAATTAACTCAGGGAATTGGTCGAATACCATATTCGTCAAGTCACCTCCATCATCAAGGATCATATTTAGAGGCTTGCGATCTTCACCAAAAAACAAAGTTTGTTCTATACACCAGTTGAATTCTTCCTCGTTCATACCTTTCCATGCGTATACAGGGATACCAGCGGCAGCAATAGCAGCAGCGGCGTGATCTTGCGTAGAGAAGATGTTACATGAAGACCAAGAAACATCAGCACCAAGTTCAACAAGTGTTTCGATTAATACTGCTGTTTGAATAGTCATATGTAGACATCCGGCAATGCGAGCACCTTTTAAGGGTTTCGTTGCGCCGAATTCTTTGCGCAATGACATTAGGCCTGGCATTTCAGCTTCTGCTAATTCTATTTCTTTACGCCCCCAGTCAGCTAAAGTAATATCTTTTACTTTGTAAGGTACGTAGGTAGTTTCTAATGATGACATAGTTATACTTTTTGTTTATAGAAGCACAAAATTACTTGATACACAAATCAATTCAAAACATTGCTGCATTATTCCGCATAAATTGACATTTTCTTGAGGATACTGGCTTGACTATGGCATCTTTTAGCGCTATATTTGCATAAATCATTAGAAAAAAAGAATATGTATCCAGAATATTTAGTATCTCCAATGCGTCAAGAATTAGTTGACGCTGGGTTCCAAGAATTAAAGACTGTTGAGGAAGTTGATACCGCTATCCCTTCTGAAGGAACAGTATTCGTAGTAGTGAATTCTGTATGTGGATGTGCTGCTGCCAACGCTCGTCCAGCTGCTAAAGCTGCCGTAAAAAACGAAAAACACCCTGACAAATTAGTTACTGTATTTGCCGGAATGGAAAAAGATGCAGTTGACAAAGCTCGTCAATATATGTTACCTTACCCTCCATCATCGCCTGCAATGGCTTTGTTCAAAGATGGTAAATTAGTACATATGATAGAAAGACATATGATTGAAGGCCGTCCAGCTCAAATGATTGCGGACAACCTAGTTGCTGCGTTCGACGAGTACTGCTAACAATCGTTGTATTTTGATTTTTGAATACTGAAAAAGCTTCTTTTACCATAAAAGAAGCTTTTTCTATTTTATCAATTCCAGCTTTTTCTTAGTACATTTGTGCTGTATCATCAAACAACAACGATGAAAATTACAACAAACCTAATTTTTCTATTTTTCCTGAGCTTTTTTCTGAGCTGTACAACTAACAAGCAGATAGACTTAATTGTTTATAATGCAAAAGTATACACTGTTGATTCTGTTTTTTCTACGGTTGAAGCTATTGCAGTTAACAATGGAGTAATTGTTGAAATTGGAGACTCTCAAGATTTATTGAATAAATACGATGCTAAAGAAAAAGTAGATGTCAACGGGAAATTCATCTATCCTGGGTTTTATGATGCACATGCTCATTTCTTTATGTTGGCTGAAGCTATGGACGAGGTAGATCTTGTAGGTTCTCTATCTTATAATGAGGTTCTTGAAAGATTAAAAACATATGTTGCCCACAATCCTGACAAAAAATGGATCGTAGGGAATGGTTGGGATCAAAACCTGTGGGAAGACAAAAATTTCCCTACCAAAGATTCATTGGACAAATATTTCCCAGACCTCCCGATTTATCTAACTCGGATAGATTACCATGCTGCTGTGGTCAATTCTAAAGCTTTGGAAAAAGCACATTTAGATAGTGCTTATTTTGTTGAAGGCGGTGTGATTTCAGTTAATGCTGAAGGTTTGCCAGATGGAATTTTAATTGACAATGCCATGCAGCTGGTTAGAAATCATATTCCAAAAAATCAAAGTTCTGCCTTGCTGAAAATTCTTAGAAGAGCCCAAGATTCATTATTGTCAGTAGGCTTAACGAGTATAGTAGATGCGGGATTGACTCCAGATCAAATCGAATCATTAAAAATATTCTATAATGAAGATTCTCTAGCAATCCGGGATTATGCGATGGTTACGGCGACAGATGAGAGTATAAGAGATTATTTAAGAGCAGGTACATTTGAGTCTGACCGATTAACGGTCAGGTCATTTAAACTTATGGCAGATGGAGCTTTAGGGTCAAGAGGTGCTTGTTTATTACACCCATATAATGATGCGCCTACGAATGGTTTCTTATTGCAAGACCCCGAAGAATTTGACAGAATCATCAAGAGATTAGCCAACAGCAATTTTCAGGTCAACACACATGCTATTGGAGACTCAGCAAATAGAATTATTCTAGATACCTATGGCAAGTATCTCAAAGATGGTAAAAAGCGGAGATGGCGTATTGAGCATGCGCAAATTATCGCTCCATCAGATTTTGATAAATTCAAACAGTTCCAGATAATCCCCTCAGTTCAGCCTACGCATGCCACATCAGATATGTATTGGGCAGAAGACAGAATTGGTGCAGATAGGATTAAAGGAGCATATGCTTATAAGAAGCTCTTAGATGAGTATGGATTGCTTGCTTTAGGCAGTGATTTCCCCGTGGAACATTACAATCCATTATATGGATTTCATGCTGCTGTTGCTCGTGTAGACAAGAATGGTTTTCCTGACGGAGGCTTTCAAATGGAAAATGCCATTACTCGCGAGCAGGCCCTCCGAGGGATGACTATTTGGGCAGCCTATTCATGTTTCCAAGACAAAAAACGTGGTAGCATAGAAAAAGGAAAAGATGCAGACTTTGTGATACTTGAAGAGGATATCATGAAAGCCCCTAATGAAGAGCTTAGGGACATCAAAACCTTGAGAACAGTCATTGCTGGAAAAACAGAATTCCTAAGAAAATAAATTAACCTATTTCAATATTATCCTTAGAACGCTTTATTAAAAATTGAGATATTCCAGAAATTATAAATAATCCAGGAATTGCAACTATTGCAAAAAGGAATAAAAAGTATTTAAAGAAATAAGCTGATAATATATCTCTGTCTACTTCTTGACCTTTATAAACAGTTCCGAATCCACTTTTAAAGTAATTATGAACTTGGGCCATCTGAATAAATGCGTTATAATTCTCATTTCTAGGATAGATTTCCAAATATCGGAATTCACGAATGTTCATTCTTTTAAAATGGGTCATTGATCCCTTGACAAATTCATCATCCAACTTTTCTTCAAGTTCTTTTTTAGAAAATCCCTTAACATATTCAAACGCCAACCATGCTTTGGCATGTGATCGGTAAGCATCTTTATTTGAAAAGATAGGCACTATAAATAAGAGATTGACTTGGTATGAATTAAAATTGAATAAATTTGGCCGAGTCAAAGTTTTTAATGGGATTACTCGCATCCTATCAACATACCAATCATTCAATTGCAGAAACGCAGGGCTCTCATTCGGTTTTAAGTCATTGATACTTTCTAAGGTAAGGACCTTACCGAAATTATATTTAATGCTCTGTGTTAATGGCGAGAACATAATAGTTGTAAGAATAGGTACACAGATATACAAGACGACCGTCAACTGGTTATTTAACCTTTTACTTTCTCCCTGACCTCTCAACAGGATTTTAAGATATTTATCTTTGAATATTGCCAGCACGGCAATGCTGATTATGATTGGGATAACTGTGGTTGCCCACTCCGGCCAATTTGCATTCCATGTTCGCACCATCAATGCATAACAAATGCTAATCAAGAATAGTAAGGCTATTAAAAGAATAAATAACGGTAAGAAAATTCTTTTGAAAAACATGTTTAAGAGATTGATGTCTCTTAAAAATAGGGCTTTTCAAAAAAAAATCCTTAGAAATTCTAAGGATTTAATTTTATTGCATATCGAATAAGTGCTTTTCAGCGTGGTAAGAAGACCTTACCAATGGGCCTGATTCAACATATTTGAATCCCATTTTCAATCCGATTTCTTTATATTTTTCAAATTGCTGAGGAGTTACCCAATCAATTACTGGATGGTGGGCTTTAGTAGGTTGCAGGTATTGACCAATAGTCAATATATCTACCCCTACGTTATATAGATCTTGCATTGTTTCGATTACATCTTCTTCTGTTTCTCCCAATCCCAACATAATACCGGATTTTGTTCTCAACCCAGCTTCTGAAATCCGGCGCAAGCATTCCAATGATCTGTCATATTTCGCTTGGATACGCACTTCACGAGTAAGTCTTCTTACGGTTTCGATGTTGTGAGATACCACTTCAGGGCGTACTGCTAATACGCGATCCAAGTTTTCCCATTGTCCTTTAAAATCAGGGATCAATGTTTCCAAAGTTGTTTCCGGACTTTCTCTACGGATTGCCAAGATAGTTTCGGCCCAAATTTGGGAGCCACCATCTTTTTGATCGTCACGGTCAACTGAAGTAATTACGCAATGTTTTACTCCCATTAATTTGACTGAGTTTGCCACACGGTTAGGTTCATCAAGATCTACAGGCAGAGGTCTACCCGTTGCTACAGCACAAAATGAACATGAACGTGTACAAATATTTCCCAAGATCATAAAGGTTGCAGTACCAGCACCCCAACACTCTCCCATATTTGGACAATTTCCACTTTCACAAATTGTATGTAGCTTATGTTCATCAACCAAACCGCGAACATGTCGGTATTCTTTACCTACTGGAAGCTTTACACGCAACCAATCTGGTTTACGCTGTGTTTGATTTACTGGAATTACAGGAAGTTCAATCATGTGACAAAGTTAAACATATTTACATTATTAATATTAATTGATTGTTAGGATTATCTCATAAAACTTTGTCACAACATTTATTGTTATCTTAGTATTGAATTTTTGGATATTTGCTTAAATCAAACCCCAATTCTCCAATATGGTCAATTGTTACAGAATACTTCTAGTCTTATTATACTTACTTCCTTTATTCCTATTTTCCCAAGAACAGGATATTGATATTGTTCCTAGGCCTTCAAAAATCATGGTACAGGATGGTGAATTTCCCTTGGGTCAAATAATTGATTTATATTATACGGAGGAATTTGCTTCGAACACCGAATTATTGCGTGAGGTTCCCGGATTACAGATTGGCAATTCCGAACAAATCAAAAAACTCAAAAAACAGCATAACCAAGGTCTTCGATTATTAAAAGCTGAAGAATTTGACCATGTAGATCCGAACGGTTATTTATTGGAGATTGATGAGAAAGGGATCTATTGAAGGCTCATTCTGCCAAAGCGATGTTGCCAGGAATATACAGTCTTGTTCAATTAAG
The Sphingobacterium daejeonense genome window above contains:
- the lipA gene encoding lipoyl synthase, whose amino-acid sequence is MIELPVIPVNQTQRKPDWLRVKLPVGKEYRHVRGLVDEHKLHTICESGNCPNMGECWGAGTATFMILGNICTRSCSFCAVATGRPLPVDLDEPNRVANSVKLMGVKHCVITSVDRDDQKDGGSQIWAETILAIRRESPETTLETLIPDFKGQWENLDRVLAVRPEVVSHNIETVRRLTREVRIQAKYDRSLECLRRISEAGLRTKSGIMLGLGETEEDVIETMQDLYNVGVDILTIGQYLQPTKAHHPVIDWVTPQQFEKYKEIGLKMGFKYVESGPLVRSSYHAEKHLFDMQ
- the ahcY gene encoding adenosylhomocysteinase, whose protein sequence is MSSLETTYVPYKVKDITLADWGRKEIELAEAEMPGLMSLRKEFGATKPLKGARIAGCLHMTIQTAVLIETLVELGADVSWSSCNIFSTQDHAAAAIAAAGIPVYAWKGMNEEEFNWCIEQTLFFGEDRKPLNMILDDGGDLTNMVFDQFPELIEGIKGLSEETTTGVHRLYERMKNGTLHLPAINVNDSVTKSKFDNKYGCRESLVDAIRRATDLMLAGKVAVVAGFGDVGKGSAESLRSAGVRVIVTEIDPICALQAAMEGYEVKKMEDAIKEANIVVTTTGNKDIIRPEHFKAMKDKTVVCNIGHFDNEIDVAWLNENHGNTKVEIKPQVDKYTIDGKDIILLAEGRLVNLGCATGHPSFVMSNSFTNQTLAQLELWTNTDQYKKEVYTLPKHLDEKVARLHLAHIGVELDVLTPEQAEYIGVTVEGPYKPEAYRY
- a CDS encoding amidohydrolase; this translates as MKITTNLIFLFFLSFFLSCTTNKQIDLIVYNAKVYTVDSVFSTVEAIAVNNGVIVEIGDSQDLLNKYDAKEKVDVNGKFIYPGFYDAHAHFFMLAEAMDEVDLVGSLSYNEVLERLKTYVAHNPDKKWIVGNGWDQNLWEDKNFPTKDSLDKYFPDLPIYLTRIDYHAAVVNSKALEKAHLDSAYFVEGGVISVNAEGLPDGILIDNAMQLVRNHIPKNQSSALLKILRRAQDSLLSVGLTSIVDAGLTPDQIESLKIFYNEDSLAIRDYAMVTATDESIRDYLRAGTFESDRLTVRSFKLMADGALGSRGACLLHPYNDAPTNGFLLQDPEEFDRIIKRLANSNFQVNTHAIGDSANRIILDTYGKYLKDGKKRRWRIEHAQIIAPSDFDKFKQFQIIPSVQPTHATSDMYWAEDRIGADRIKGAYAYKKLLDEYGLLALGSDFPVEHYNPLYGFHAAVARVDKNGFPDGGFQMENAITREQALRGMTIWAAYSCFQDKKRGSIEKGKDADFVILEEDIMKAPNEELRDIKTLRTVIAGKTEFLRK
- a CDS encoding BrxA/BrxB family bacilliredoxin, with amino-acid sequence MYPEYLVSPMRQELVDAGFQELKTVEEVDTAIPSEGTVFVVVNSVCGCAAANARPAAKAAVKNEKHPDKLVTVFAGMEKDAVDKARQYMLPYPPSSPAMALFKDGKLVHMIERHMIEGRPAQMIADNLVAAFDEYC